One Chloroflexota bacterium DNA segment encodes these proteins:
- a CDS encoding energy-coupling factor transporter transmembrane protein EcfT: MENWDILRNITIGQYLPTGSFVHHLDPRVKLICFALIVGAVTFTGTYLGNAVLLVVAFALIALSKIPMRYALGGLVPAIPIVLFLGALQILLYTPGFAGRDDCVVFFEWGVIVSNTCGVQLAMVSAARFVELLILTSLLTFSTTTAQLTLGTERLLSPLQRVNFPAHEIALTLTIALRFVPTFAEELERIVKAQVSRGADLGEASRWQFAQQMRYLLPLVVPLFLSALRRAEDLALAMEARGYVGGKGRTHLIAFHATRSDFISLLVTIAFSILLLVFPFAF; this comes from the coding sequence GTGGAAAACTGGGACATTCTGCGTAACATCACCATCGGTCAATACTTGCCGACTGGTTCGTTCGTCCATCACCTCGATCCGCGCGTCAAACTGATTTGCTTTGCGCTCATCGTCGGCGCAGTGACGTTCACGGGGACGTACCTAGGTAACGCAGTGTTGCTCGTCGTCGCGTTCGCGCTCATCGCGTTGAGCAAAATTCCGATGCGGTACGCACTCGGCGGACTCGTACCCGCGATTCCGATTGTGTTGTTTCTCGGCGCGCTCCAGATTCTACTCTACACACCTGGATTCGCCGGACGCGATGATTGCGTTGTGTTTTTCGAATGGGGTGTTATCGTCAGCAATACGTGCGGCGTCCAACTCGCGATGGTCTCAGCCGCGCGTTTTGTCGAATTGCTGATCCTCACAAGTTTGTTGACGTTCAGCACGACGACGGCGCAACTCACACTCGGTACTGAACGCTTGCTCAGTCCATTGCAACGCGTGAATTTTCCCGCGCACGAAATCGCGCTTACGCTGACGATTGCGCTGCGTTTCGTGCCGACGTTCGCCGAAGAGTTGGAGCGCATCGTCAAGGCGCAGGTCTCGCGCGGCGCGGATTTAGGCGAAGCGAGTCGTTGGCAATTCGCGCAACAGATGCGGTACTTGTTGCCGCTCGTCGTGCCGCTGTTTCTCAGCGCGTTGCGCCGCGCCGAAGACCTCGCGCTCGCGATGGAGGCGCGCGGGTACGTCGGCGGCAAAGGGCGCACGCATCTCATCGCGTTTCACGCGACGCGTTCTGATTTCATCTCGCTCCTAGTCACGATTGCTTTTTCGATACTGCTGCTCGTTTTCCCGTTCGCGTTCTAG
- a CDS encoding ECF transporter S component, whose protein sequence is MQTSAQPVLSIRRIVVAGVLSAIAILLGLTQLGFIPVPNLSGRATIMHVPVIIGAVLEGPVVGVLIGGIFGIFSFLQATTPVFKNPIVAVVPRLLIGIVAYYLYALIAKKNQSVALTVAGVFGSLTNTAFVLGLAGWFGLIPWTAMPAIIPQAIVEAILAAVITVAVVTAWKAIDSGAGGSRKV, encoded by the coding sequence ATGCAAACTTCAGCGCAACCCGTTTTATCCATTCGTCGCATCGTCGTCGCCGGTGTGCTTTCCGCGATTGCGATCTTGCTGGGGCTGACCCAGCTCGGTTTCATCCCCGTGCCGAATTTGTCCGGGCGCGCGACGATCATGCACGTGCCGGTCATCATCGGCGCGGTGTTGGAAGGTCCGGTCGTCGGCGTGTTGATCGGCGGCATCTTTGGTATCTTTAGTTTTCTTCAAGCGACCACACCCGTGTTCAAGAATCCGATCGTCGCCGTCGTGCCGCGTTTGCTGATCGGCATCGTTGCGTACTATCTCTACGCGCTCATCGCGAAAAAGAATCAGTCTGTCGCGCTAACAGTTGCCGGCGTGTTCGGTTCGTTAACGAACACCGCGTTCGTGCTGGGTCTCGCCGGTTGGTTCGGATTGATTCCGTGGACGGCGATGCCTGCGATTATTCCGCAGGCGATTGTGGAAGCGATTCTCGCGGCGGTCATCACAGTCGCCGTCGTGACCGCGTGGAAAGCGATTGATTCCGGCGCGGGCGGTTCGCGCAAAGTTTAG
- the lepA gene encoding elongation factor 4, whose protein sequence is MNQERIRNLCIIAHIDHGKSTLTDRLLEMTGTLQKREMVEQVMDQMDLEREKGITIKAKAVRMLYHARDGNEYELNLIDTPGHVDFTYEVSRALAACEGAILVVDVTQGVEAQTLANLYLALEHNLTIVPVINKIDLPSARPDDTAHELERLLNVPNEQIIRASAKDGTGVPAILEEIVARIPPPQANTALPLRALIFDSKYDSYKGVVAYVRVVDGELPKNEKIKLMSSGLEIDALEVGVFRPKMIAGEILSAGEVGYVATGLKSVRDIQVGDTITHVVNPASEPVPGFRPAKPMVFAGFYPTETNDYPLLRDALDKLKLNDASLTYIPETSAALGFGFRCGFLGLLHLEIVQERLEREYDLDLIATAPSVEYRVLKTNGDLITVDNPAEMPSGDEISEIEEPWMHIQVFTPKEYIGAVMDLVVARRGTFDKMEYLDEQRVMLAYMMPLSELIIDFYDQLKSRTRGYASLDYAFGNYRTSELVKLNVLVNEEPVDALAMIAHKDYAYARGAALAKKLKEVIPQQMFPVPIQAAIGGRIVARETIRAIRKDVLAKCYGGDITRKRKLLEKQKAGKKRMKRFGTIEIPQEAFMAVLKLGEDS, encoded by the coding sequence ATGAATCAAGAACGCATTCGCAATCTCTGTATTATCGCGCACATTGACCACGGCAAGTCCACGCTGACCGACCGCTTGCTCGAAATGACCGGCACACTCCAAAAGCGTGAAATGGTCGAGCAGGTGATGGACCAGATGGACTTGGAGCGCGAAAAGGGTATCACGATCAAAGCCAAAGCCGTGCGTATGTTGTACCACGCACGCGATGGCAACGAGTACGAACTCAATTTGATTGACACACCCGGTCACGTGGATTTCACGTACGAAGTGTCGCGCGCGCTCGCCGCGTGCGAGGGCGCGATTCTTGTCGTGGACGTGACCCAGGGTGTCGAAGCGCAAACGCTCGCGAACCTGTACCTCGCGCTCGAACACAACCTCACAATTGTGCCGGTCATCAACAAGATTGATTTGCCTTCCGCGCGCCCCGATGACACCGCGCACGAACTCGAACGCTTGCTCAATGTGCCGAACGAACAAATCATTCGCGCATCCGCAAAGGACGGCACCGGCGTTCCCGCGATCCTCGAAGAAATCGTCGCGCGCATTCCGCCGCCGCAAGCGAATACGGCTCTGCCGCTGCGCGCGCTCATCTTCGATTCCAAGTACGATTCCTACAAAGGTGTCGTCGCATACGTGCGCGTCGTGGACGGTGAGTTACCCAAGAACGAAAAAATCAAATTGATGTCGTCGGGCTTGGAAATTGACGCGCTCGAAGTCGGCGTGTTTCGCCCCAAGATGATCGCCGGCGAAATATTGAGCGCGGGCGAAGTCGGCTACGTGGCGACCGGGCTGAAGAGCGTGCGCGATATTCAGGTCGGCGATACGATCACGCATGTCGTCAATCCGGCGAGCGAACCTGTCCCAGGTTTTCGTCCCGCCAAGCCGATGGTGTTCGCCGGTTTTTATCCGACCGAAACGAACGATTATCCCCTCTTGCGCGACGCGCTCGACAAACTCAAACTGAATGACGCGTCGCTGACGTACATTCCCGAAACTTCCGCCGCGCTCGGCTTTGGATTTCGTTGCGGCTTTCTTGGCTTACTCCATCTCGAAATCGTGCAAGAACGATTGGAACGCGAGTACGATCTCGATCTCATCGCGACCGCGCCGAGTGTCGAGTATCGCGTGCTCAAGACGAACGGCGATTTGATCACGGTGGACAATCCGGCGGAGATGCCGAGCGGCGACGAGATTTCCGAGATCGAAGAGCCGTGGATGCACATCCAAGTATTCACGCCGAAAGAATACATCGGCGCAGTGATGGATTTGGTCGTCGCGCGGCGCGGCACGTTCGACAAGATGGAATATCTCGACGAGCAACGCGTGATGCTCGCGTACATGATGCCGCTCTCGGAGCTCATCATTGATTTTTACGATCAACTCAAATCGCGCACGCGCGGGTACGCGTCACTCGATTACGCGTTCGGCAATTATCGGACGAGTGAGCTGGTCAAGTTGAACGTGCTCGTCAACGAAGAGCCGGTGGACGCGCTCGCGATGATCGCGCACAAGGATTACGCGTACGCGCGCGGCGCGGCGCTCGCCAAAAAATTGAAAGAAGTCATTCCGCAACAAATGTTCCCCGTGCCGATTCAAGCCGCGATTGGCGGACGCATCGTCGCGCGCGAAACGATCCGCGCGATTCGCAAGGATGTGTTAGCCAAGTGTTACGGCGGCGACATTACGCGCAAACGCAAACTGCTCGAAAAACAAAAAGCCGGCAAGAAACGGATGAAGCGATTTGGTACGATTGAGATTCCGCAGGAAGCATTTATGGCAGTCCTGAAACTCGGCGAAGATAGTTAG
- a CDS encoding enoyl-CoA hydratase/isomerase family protein: MAFKTLRVETTDAITTLFLNRPSQRNSVTGELMDDLRAFVEQVRGDETTRAIILTAAGKVFSSGLDERMLTQMRESSPDVVREQFHAWRATLDAFEALPQITLAAVNGPATGAGMVLALACDFRIASTHAHFSVPEVKLGLAFGLGGTHGLTRLVGASAAKEIILRGRNVTAIDAQRMGLVHRIAEPGDVMGLARSWAQRMISYPPRALASAKKLIDQSFAQTANESIEAEASAFVELLQSADFSQPDVELIENGQA; encoded by the coding sequence GTGGCTTTCAAAACTCTGCGCGTCGAGACAACGGACGCAATCACAACGCTCTTTCTCAATCGTCCCAGCCAACGCAACAGTGTGACCGGCGAATTGATGGACGATCTGCGCGCGTTCGTTGAACAAGTGCGCGGCGATGAAACCACGCGCGCGATTATCTTGACCGCCGCGGGCAAGGTGTTTTCGTCTGGCTTGGACGAGCGGATGCTCACGCAGATGCGCGAGTCATCGCCAGACGTAGTGCGCGAACAATTTCACGCGTGGCGCGCAACGCTCGACGCGTTCGAGGCGCTTCCCCAGATCACGCTTGCCGCAGTCAATGGTCCCGCGACCGGCGCGGGCATGGTGCTCGCGCTCGCGTGCGATTTTCGCATCGCATCCACGCACGCGCATTTCAGCGTTCCCGAAGTGAAACTGGGACTCGCGTTCGGATTGGGCGGCACGCACGGCTTGACGCGTCTCGTCGGCGCGAGCGCGGCAAAAGAAATTATTCTGCGCGGGCGCAACGTCACCGCGATTGACGCGCAACGCATGGGCTTGGTGCATCGCATCGCCGAGCCGGGCGATGTGATGGGACTGGCGCGCAGTTGGGCGCAGCGGATGATCAGCTACCCGCCGCGCGCGCTCGCGTCCGCGAAAAAATTGATTGACCAATCGTTCGCGCAGACCGCGAATGAATCTATCGAAGCAGAAGCGTCGGCATTCGTCGAGTTGCTGCAATCAGCGGATTTCTCGCAGCCAGATGTCGAGTTAATTGAGAATGGACAAGCGTGA
- a CDS encoding glycosyltransferase family 39 protein — MDKREAIMREQGREGEREIFSPAPSLHFSPAVYFIGLIVVLIVAAAFRFYGLAWDGGYLFHPDERKIILVASDLALPSNPLQLFSTDSSLNPKFFAYGSFPIYLLRALSMFAPHTNFFVPWRDNSLVDLALLGRTLSALFDLGTIGFTFLLARRLYDARVGLLASACIAVTVLHIQLAHFYAVDTLLTMLVVATMYCAARFAQTGARRVMIAMSVLYGLALATKTSAVVLIVPMVVAVVHVKGKKEIREKREIREVRERKVQSARRVIRVWMARIWATRATLARTVAIALAVFFVTQPYALLDPIRFFGQVGTEWFVARGWLDYPYTRQYADTPPFLYHITQSTIWGMGLPLGIFAWLGSALFVWQWIRTRAWGDGFILAWALFYFLAMGAQYAKYLRYLLPLTPFLFLMASVAFSRITRHASRNKQYLARFAFSLVIGATFVYSLAFVSIYAREHPWIAISKWIYANIPAESSVIVEHWDELLPVSLRLGEPRSPTEYRITLFPFFDDDTPAKRDALVDALASSDYIILASQRLYGTIPRLAARYPMSSRYYRALFDGQLGFEPVMHALNAPTLDGVVLWADPFARVALKPPFTFDSFVFNWGFADESFTVYDQPVPIVFKKTRALSMDQLRVVLTNP, encoded by the coding sequence ATGGACAAGCGTGAAGCGATCATGCGGGAGCAGGGGAGAGAGGGAGAGCGGGAGATTTTCTCCCCTGCTCCCTCTCTCCATTTCTCCCCCGCGGTTTATTTTATTGGACTGATTGTTGTCCTCATCGTCGCCGCCGCGTTTCGTTTCTATGGACTCGCGTGGGACGGCGGCTATTTGTTTCACCCCGACGAACGCAAGATTATTCTCGTCGCCTCCGATCTCGCGTTGCCATCGAATCCACTCCAGTTGTTTTCGACTGACAGTTCGCTCAATCCGAAATTCTTTGCCTACGGTTCTTTTCCGATTTATCTTCTGCGCGCGTTGAGTATGTTTGCGCCGCACACGAATTTTTTTGTGCCCTGGCGCGATAATTCACTCGTTGACCTGGCTCTGCTGGGACGCACGCTCTCCGCGTTGTTCGATCTCGGCACGATTGGGTTCACGTTTTTGCTCGCGCGGCGATTGTACGATGCGCGCGTGGGCTTGCTCGCGTCCGCGTGCATCGCGGTGACGGTGTTGCACATCCAGCTCGCGCACTTTTACGCCGTGGACACGTTGCTGACGATGCTTGTCGTCGCGACGATGTACTGCGCCGCGCGATTCGCGCAAACCGGCGCGCGGCGCGTTATGATTGCGATGAGCGTTCTGTACGGTCTCGCGCTCGCGACGAAAACAAGCGCGGTCGTGCTGATTGTGCCGATGGTGGTGGCGGTGGTGCATGTGAAAGGGAAAAAAGAAATAAGAGAAAAAAGGGAAATAAGGGAAGTAAGGGAACGGAAAGTGCAGAGTGCTCGCCGCGTCATCCGCGTGTGGATGGCGCGAATCTGGGCGACACGCGCGACACTTGCCAGGACCGTCGCCATCGCGCTCGCTGTGTTTTTCGTCACCCAGCCGTACGCGTTGCTCGACCCGATTCGATTTTTCGGGCAAGTTGGGACCGAGTGGTTTGTTGCGCGCGGTTGGCTCGATTATCCGTACACGCGGCAGTACGCCGACACGCCGCCATTTTTGTACCACATCACGCAGAGTACAATCTGGGGCATGGGTTTGCCGCTCGGAATTTTCGCGTGGCTTGGCAGCGCGTTGTTCGTGTGGCAGTGGATTCGCACTCGCGCGTGGGGTGATGGTTTTATTCTTGCATGGGCGCTGTTTTATTTTCTCGCGATGGGCGCGCAGTACGCCAAGTACCTGCGCTACTTGCTCCCGCTCACCCCGTTCCTGTTTTTGATGGCATCTGTCGCATTTTCGCGTATCACGCGCCACGCATCACGCAATAAACAATACTTGGCGCGCTTTGCATTTAGTCTCGTTATCGGCGCGACATTTGTTTATTCGTTGGCATTCGTTTCGATCTATGCACGCGAACATCCCTGGATCGCGATCTCAAAATGGATTTACGCGAACATTCCGGCGGAGTCGAGCGTGATCGTCGAACACTGGGACGAGTTGTTGCCGGTCTCATTGCGATTGGGTGAGCCGCGTTCGCCGACCGAGTATCGCATCACGCTGTTTCCATTTTTCGACGACGACACGCCAGCGAAACGCGACGCGCTGGTAGACGCGCTTGCATCGTCCGATTACATCATTCTGGCGAGCCAACGACTCTATGGGACGATTCCACGTTTGGCGGCGCGCTATCCGATGTCGTCGCGCTATTATCGCGCGTTGTTCGATGGTCAACTGGGATTCGAGCCGGTGATGCACGCGCTCAACGCGCCGACGCTCGATGGAGTAGTGCTGTGGGCGGACCCATTTGCGCGCGTTGCGCTCAAGCCACCGTTCACGTTTGATTCCTTCGTCTTTAACTGGGGCTTCGCCGACGAAAGTTTTACGGTGTACGATCAACCCGTTCCCATCGTCTTCAAGAAAACGCGTGCGCTTTCGATGGACCAATTACGTGTCGTGTTGACTAATCCGTGA